The proteins below are encoded in one region of Oncorhynchus masou masou isolate Uvic2021 chromosome 15, UVic_Omas_1.1, whole genome shotgun sequence:
- the dnaja gene encoding dnaJ homolog subfamily A member 4 has product MVKETGFYDTLGVNPKATPDEIKKAYRKLALKYHPDKNPNEGEKFKLISQAYEVLSEPKKRDLYDQGGEQAIKDGGMGGGGSPMDIFNMFFGGGGRMPQRDRRGKNVVHQLTVTLEEMYNGTKRKLALQKNVICGKCEGYGGKKGALQTCGSCKGRGVEIKVQQIGPGMIQQIQTMCAECQGEGERFNSKDRCKTCNGHKVERKKKILEVHIDKGMKGGQKIPFHGEGDQEPGLEPGDVVIVLDQQDHPVYQRQEDDLHMKMNIKLVEALCGFKKTIRTLDGRVLIITSSPGKVVKANDVRCVHNEGMPIHKDPYDRGQLIIQFQVEFPDKHWLPEHLLPQLEALLPPRDEQLISDDMEEVDLKEMDRSDSQQKSGSSGGGKPSFEDIDDDEGGGHGVQCQQQ; this is encoded by the exons ATGGTTAAAGAGACAGGTTTCTATGACACTTTAGGTGTGAACCCTAAAGCCACGCCAGATGAGATTAAAAAAGCATACCGAAAACTGGCACTGAAATATCACCCGGACAAGAACCCgaatgaaggagagaag ttcaAGCTGATATCTCAGGCCTATGAGGTTCTGTCAGAGCCCAAGAAGAGGGACCTCTACGACCAGGGTGGAGAGCAGGCTATCAAGGATGGGGGCATGGGAGGAGGAGGTTCCCCTATGGACATATTCAACATGTTCTTTGGAGGCGGAGGCAGAATGCCTCAGAGGGATAGGAGAG GTAAGAACGTGGTCCATCAGCTCACCGTGACTCTGGAGGAGATGTACAATGGAACCAAGAGGAAATTGGCCCTGCAGAAAAACGTAATCTGTGGAAAATGTGAAG GGTACGGTGGTAAGAAGGGCGCCTTGCAGACGTGTGGTTCATGTAAAGGCAGAGGAGTGGAGATCAAGGTGCAGCAGATCGGGCCAGGAATGATACAGCAGATCCAGACCATGTGTGCAGAGTGCCAGGGAGAGGGCGAACGCTTCAACTCTAAAGACCGATGCAAGACCTGCAACGGACACAAAGTAGAACGCAAGAAGAAGATTCTAGAGGTTCACATTGACAAAG GTATGAAGGGGGGTCAGAAGATACCATTCCACGGGGAGGGCGACCAGGAGCCTGGTCTGGAACCAGGTGACGTGGTGATCGTGCTGGACCAGCAGGACCACCCAGTGTACCAGAGGCAGGAGGACGACCTGCACATGAAGATGAACATCAAACTGGTTGAGGCCCTCTGTGGCTTCAAGAAGACCATCCGTACGCTAGATGGCAGGGTGCTCATCATCACCTCTTCACCAG GTAAAGTAGTGAAGGCCAACGATGTGAGGTGTGTCCATAATGAAGGCATGCCCATCCACAAAGACCCTTACGACAGAGGACAGCTCATCATTCAATTCCAG GTGGAGTTCCCAGATAAACACTGGCTGCCAGAGCACCTCCTCCCCCAGCTGGAGGCCCTCCTCCCCCCCAGAGACGAGCAGCTGATCTCAGACGACATGGAGGAGGTAGACCTGAAGGAGATGGATCGCAGCGACTCTCAACAGAAGAGCGGCAGCAGTGGAGGAGGGAAGCCAAGCTTTGAGGATATTGACGATGATGAGGGGGGAGGCCATGGCGTGCAGTGCCAGCAGCAGTAG